The segment GGCTGCTGGTGTTGGCAGCTCTGAGTTCTTCAAGCACAAGGGCCAGGGTCTCGTTCAATTGGATTCGGCTTCTGGGGGTGTCGGCGAGCTGAAATCGGATTGCTGCGATAAGGCGTCCAATCTCGAGTTGGCGTGCTCGAGCCACCTTGTCTCTTGTTCGATCTCGAAGACGGGTCGCCAATTCAGCATCGCCAAACAGCGCCGCCAGAGCGGCAATGTGGAGAGATACTCCGATCTGCTCATCCAATGAAAGGGCTTTGAGGTGGAGGAGGGCTCCATGGCCGTAGTTGGTCAGGAAGGAAATGGCGATCAGCAGAGCCCCTGCAAGGAACGTGGCTGCCGCTTGACGATCGAGAGTTGGGCTTTGCATCAGGCTAACGGCGCCCATTGGCTCCGTTTCTTGATGGTTAATCACTCAGCCGCCTCCCTGCATCCGTGAAATCACGGCACCGCTCTCAAAGCCGTGGCCAGTGCTGAACCAGCCAATGCAGCAGGCGTCGGGGGACGCTGGCCCTGGCGATTTCTCCATCCCAACGGCTCAACACCTCGCGGCCGAGGGGGGTAAGGCGCACCCGTTCGGTGAGGCCTTGGCCGTCCACTTCGCGGCGCAGCACCCCAAGCTGGATCAACCAGATCAGATGGTCTTCCGTGCGGTTGGCACTGAGGCGGCGGCGCGTGATGCGGCGCCAGTCGGCTCGGGCGGCCAGTTGGCTGCTGCTGAGGGCGCCCTGCTCCAGCTCTTGGTAGAAGGCCAGCCGAAACGGCAGGCAGCGCACGGCCTGGCGGGCGCGGTGGATGGCCTGCTGGGTCTGGCTGTCGGCGGAGGGGGCGATCACGCGTGGGGCTCTTTGACTGTCATTCTCCTGCTCAGGACTGCTGCGTGACTTCCGTGTTGCTGCTTGCCTCCGCTTCCCCTGCTCGCCGGCGACTGCTGGAGCAGGCGGCCATTCCCCACCGCGTGCAGGTGAGCGGTGTGGATGAAGACGCGATCATGGATCCCAATCCGGCGCAGCTGGTGCAGTGGCTGGCGCGGGCGAAGGCGCTGGCGGTGTGGAACGGCTGCAGGGATCCTGAGATCACCGCGGTGCTCGGTTGCGATTCCGTGCTGGCCTTCGAAGGGGAGGTGTTTGGCAAGCCGGCCGACGCTGAGGAGGCGATTGCGCGCTGGCGGCGGATGGCGGGCGGCTGGGGGGAGTTGCACACCGGGCATTGCTTGTTGCCATTGGGGGGTGCGGGGCAGTGTCCGCAGGCGGATATCCATGGATATCCCGACCTGGACGCGCTGCCGACGATCACCACCATCACCACCCGCGTGCAGTTCGCCCCGCTCAGCGAGGCCGAGATTGCGGCCTATGTGGCCACGGGTGAGCCGCTCCAGTGCGCGGGCGGCTTTGCCCTGGAAGGGCGTGGTGGCTTGGTGGTGGAGCGGATCGAGGGCTGCTTTTCCAACGTGATCGGCCTCAGCCTGCCGCTGCTCAGGCGCTGGCTGGCCGGGGATGGCTCAAGTCGCTGACGCCTTCGCTTGCATCAGATCCGCACGCCACTGTTGCCATCGCCGCCAAGCCATGGCTATGGCCTGGGTAGGCCTTGATCTGAACCCATGAAATCCTTTGCGCTGTTCGCGGCTGGATGCCTCCTCGCTTGTAGCGGTTCCCGCGTGAATGCCTCCTCCATGGAGCCGATTGAGCTCTCCAAGGCGCAGCCGGTTGCCGAGCAACCCGTGGCGGCTGAGCAGAACCACCTGCAGGCTGCCTCGGCGCAGATGCGCAGCGGTGTGACCCGTGATGGCGACCTGCCGCTGGAATTCAAGAAGCCCACGGGTCCCCGCGGACACAACCTGCTCAATCTCAGTTTTTGATCCTGCACCAAGCCAGGCAGCTCCTCTGCCTGGCTGGCTGCCCTCAGTTGAAGAGATCAATCAGAAAGTTGTTCATTGCCCGCTGGAATTTGCTGTTGCTTCCCGATTCGGGGTTGTAGTTGCGCTGGGTGACATCCAGGCGGTAGTCGGCCCAGCGGAAGATGCCACTATTGCCGCGATCCTGCACGTTTACTGGCCAACGCCCACCGGCTCCGTCGGTGATCACCGTTCCGCGGTTGCTTTGCTCAAACACATAAGTGGGGCCCTGACGCAGGTTCACTTCAAAGCGCGGCTGGAAGCCCTGCCGGATCTCACGCAAGGCGCAGCTTCCATTGAACAGCTGTTGATTGCCGCGCATCAGGCGGCAGGTGCCGGTGTGGCTCACCGGTCCGGGACCGGGTTGCGGGTAGGGGGTGGGGTTTGGATAAGGCGTGGGATTCGGGAACGGTGCCGGCGCGTTGCCGAACAGCTGGCTTGTGATCCGACCCGCCGTTACGCGTTGACCGTTCTCCATCCGCCAGCAACTCTGACGATCGCTTTGGCAGAACACTCCATTGCTCAACTCAAAGCGGCGTAGCGGTAGCCGTGATCCGAAGTTCTGCTGCGCCGTCTGCTGGGCGTACCGTCCGAAATAAGTGCCCGTCAGCTGTAGCGAGAGGCCGTTACGGTCGTAGCAGAGCTGATTGGTGCCATCACACACCACTCCAGCCGTCGGCATGGTGATGGTGCTTTGGCCAGCGGGATTCGGCAGCGCCTTTGCCTGTTGGGCAGGCTGGATCAGAACCAGGCTCATCAGCATTGGGCTGATTCCTGCCAGAGCACAGCTTCGGTTCAGACGCCGCATCATCCGTTGAATGGGTTGAACCAGTTTGATCAAGCGGTTGTTAATCCGCTCAACCCTTGCTTTGCGGTGAAAGGTTTCCACA is part of the Synechococcus sp. HK05 genome and harbors:
- a CDS encoding Maf family protein; amino-acid sequence: MLLLASASPARRRLLEQAAIPHRVQVSGVDEDAIMDPNPAQLVQWLARAKALAVWNGCRDPEITAVLGCDSVLAFEGEVFGKPADAEEAIARWRRMAGGWGELHTGHCLLPLGGAGQCPQADIHGYPDLDALPTITTITTRVQFAPLSEAEIAAYVATGEPLQCAGGFALEGRGGLVVERIEGCFSNVIGLSLPLLRRWLAGDGSSR
- a CDS encoding Npun_F0494 family protein, which produces MIAPSADSQTQQAIHRARQAVRCLPFRLAFYQELEQGALSSSQLAARADWRRITRRRLSANRTEDHLIWLIQLGVLRREVDGQGLTERVRLTPLGREVLSRWDGEIARASVPRRLLHWLVQHWPRL
- a CDS encoding YcgJ family protein, with translation MSLVLIQPAQQAKALPNPAGQSTITMPTAGVVCDGTNQLCYDRNGLSLQLTGTYFGRYAQQTAQQNFGSRLPLRRFELSNGVFCQSDRQSCWRMENGQRVTAGRITSQLFGNAPAPFPNPTPYPNPTPYPQPGPGPVSHTGTCRLMRGNQQLFNGSCALREIRQGFQPRFEVNLRQGPTYVFEQSNRGTVITDGAGGRWPVNVQDRGNSGIFRWADYRLDVTQRNYNPESGSNSKFQRAMNNFLIDLFN